The following nucleotide sequence is from Acidimicrobiales bacterium.
CCCACCTCGGGCCGGTTCCCGGCCCGTCCCGCTGAACGCGGGCGGGCCGCCGAGCGCCTCGGCGGCGTCGGTGCGGCGAACCGCAGGTGCGGCTGCTGCATCGTCGGTGCCGAGGCGTCTCGGGTCGCCGCCGCCTCGCGGAGGTGGGCGGCGATGATGATGCTCGTCACGGCGGCCCAGGCGCACCAGAGCGACGCCAGAGCCTCGGTGTAGAGCAGCGCCAGAGCCGGCAGCGCGATGAGGTTCGCCTTGCCGAAGGCCACGACACGGGGGTGGCTCGACGAGAGGAGTGCACCCACGGTCGCCAACATGTACAGCCCGGCGACCAGGCCGCCGTGGCCGAGGCCGGTGTGGTAGGCGATCCGGTTTCCGTCCACGACGGCGCTGACGGGGCCGCCGAGCATGGCCTGGAGGTACAGCAGGGCAACGACGGCGCCGACCGCCCCGAAGCGCGCCACGACGCGGCGACGGAACGCGTCCGGCTCGGCCCAGAGCACGACCATGGGAACGAGCACGGGAAGCACCACGTAGGCGAAGGCCATGTAGACCCACACGGCCGTCCGCGCCGTCGAGGGGGCGACGAGGCCGCTGTCTCCCCACCAGACGAACGCCTCGGTCAGCTGGTGAGCCCCGAAGAGCACGGGCAGCATGCCGAGCGCCAGTTCCGGCGGGCGGCGCGCATGGCGCAGCCCGTGCACGCCGATCGCCCCGACGGCCAACCCGGCCGCCACGTCCATCTCCGCCGAGAAGCACACGGCCGCGCCCCCGAACAGTCCTTTCCCCCCGGCCACGTTCGCTGTTGAGGGCCGGCACGATCCTCGCCTCAGGGAAACGGGCACGGGGCCGCCGTCATTCCCATGTGGGTGGATCCGTCCCGGTTCTCGGTCCGAGGGCCGTCCCTCGTCGGTGGCTGGCCTCCCTGCGGCGGGCGGAGCCGGACGAGCGGGCACCGAACGAGGGTCGGTCCGGTCCGGTCGGACTTGGGGGGGAAAGTGGTCCCAGGAGTATTGACTTCTCGGTGGTTCGGCCTACCGGCGGGCACGAGTCCGACACCATCGCGAAGTCGAGCTCGTCGACGAGTTTCACGGGCAAGTCGTACCAGCCGGCGGGCCGGATGGGGACGAGGCCCCACGCACCGCCCATCGGGAACGGGTAGGTGGCCGTCGACTGGTCGGCTGTCGGCGCGGGTCATCTTCTGCGCGTAGTCGCGGGGTGACGTTCGCCGGCGGCACCGAGCCAGCCGGAGGATCCTGCTCCGGACAACCGCCTATCCCACAGGGGAAACCCAGTTCCCCCCGCCCCGCAGGTCCGATCCGGTGGGGCCGCCACGCCGCTGTACAACCGGCCGGCACCCGGCCGATGGGGGTACCCTGCACCGACCGAGGGGGGCCGATGCCCGACAAGTCTCCACAGAAACCGAACGCCAAGAAGCCCGGCAAGTCGCTGAAGGAGAAGCGGGAGTCGAAGAAGGTGAAGAAGGCCGGGAGCAAGTTCTCCGGCGGCTGAGCCTCGGTGGCTGGCCGTTGCGCCACGACGGCCCGGCGGCACTCCGGCGGCACCGATCGTTCGCACCGCTGTGATCGTTCACCGCGTCCAGCCGGGTTCGACCGTCACCAGGTGGCCCCGCGAACCGGGCGGCGATCCGACGCAGCGACGGCGCCAGGCCGCGGCGCGCGCCGCCTATCGCCACCTCCACCGGCGCTACCCCGGGTTCTGGCGGCGCCTTCAGACGAAGGTGGCGTCCGAGATGGCCAGCGCCCTGCGGAGCTCGGCCCGGTCCTGCGGATCGTGCCGGCCTCCGCCCTCCACCACCGCACCGGGTCCGAGCTCCGCCTCCGGACCGAGCACTACCCCCAGCTCTCGGTGGGCGACCTGGTGGCCAGGTGCCTACACGATGGGACAACACGCACGGCCTCGTCGTCGGCGGCGGAGCGATCGTCTTCGGCGACGGTCGGGTCGACGCCGGCAGCACCAGGGAGCTCGAGCTGGCGGCCGTCGGAGCCGGGATCGACGACATCGAGGCGCCTGCGCGCTGGGCCGAACCGGGCGCGTCGAGCCCGGCGAGCCGCTCTACGAGGAGGTCCGGGAGGCGACCGGCGCCTCGTCCGGTGACTTCCGCGCCGAAGCCAGGATCCCCAGGCCGGCGGAGAGCAACCCGGCGCAGAACTGGCGAGCCGACGATGTCGAGCCCTGTGGGCGGCGCCCATGGTCGGGAGCAGGGGGGCGACCGTGGGGCAGGCGCTGGCCGCCATGCTCGACCCCGACGGAGGGTTCGTCCGCCGGCTCGAGGCCCTCGGCCACGGGCTCGCCGGTACCCGCACCCGGCGACGAGAGGCTCCGCCCGGTGGGCCGGGTCGGTATTCTCGTCGGTGTGCGCTCCGGGGCGTCATGGGCCGCCGCCGTGGCCAGGGCGCTCGGCTTCGTGCTGCTGGTCCCCGTGGGGCTGCTCTACCTGGTGAGCGGCCTCGTCGTCCCGCTGCCGTGGACGGCCGTGCTCTGGGTGCTGTGGCTGGGCGCCGCCGCCTTCGCGGTGGCCTCCCGCCGGCGGCCCGGCGTCGTCCTCGCCGTCCCGCTGGTCGCCGTCGTCGCCTGGGTTGCCTTCGTCAGCGCCGGTTCGGCCCTGTTCGACTGGACCGCGTAGCCCGGGCTCAACGGACGTCGACCACGGCCACCGGGCACGGGGCGTGGTTGATGACGTAGTCGATGCGATGCCCGAAGAAGGCGCGGCTGGTGACCGGCGCCCGCCCGCTGGCCAGGACGACCAGGTCGGCGCGCTCGTCGGCCCGTTCCACGATCGCCTGCTCGGGATGGTCGGCGACGAGGACGTCCGTGTTGACCTTGACCCCCATGGCCTCGCCCATGGCGCCGGCCTTGGCGACGATGTCCTCGCCGATGCGGACGGCGTCGAGGAGCGCCTCGTCACCGCCCATGCGCAGGGTGTGCTGCGGCCCGCTCACCACGTGCACCAGGTCGACCTGGCTGTCCCGCTCGGCGGCCATGGCGAAGCCCACCTCGGCGGCGTACCTGTCGACGTCGCTCCCCGAGAGGGGGACGAGGATGCGGCCCTCGGTCAGCCGCTCGGCCCGGCGCGCCGGGTCGTCGTCCGCCGGTGTGCTCAGCACCAGCAGGGAGCAGGGCGAGTCCTGGATCACCTCCTCGGTGAGGTCGTCGAAGAGCTGCCCCGAGCCGTTGCCGCGGTGCTCGGTGGCGCCGAGGACGAGGAGGTCGTAGCCCCGCCCCGCCTCGGCCAGGATCTTCTGCGACGGCTCGTCCTCCGAGGGGCGGGCGATGCTCCGGGCGCCCTCCAGCTCGTCCCGCACCGGCGTGCGCGGCCGCTTCTTCCCGTCGTGACCGTCCTCGTGGAGCGTCAGGCTGGTGACCTCGACGTCCTCCTTCTCGGTGATCAGGCGTACGACCTTGGCGGCCAGGGCCGCCTGCTCGGCGTTGCCCCGGACCGGGGCCAGGACCCGCTTCAGGTTGCCGACGAAGCTCTCCGTCCGCCGCTCCTCGGCCTCGAGCCGCTGGCGCTCCTCCTCGCTCGGCTCGACGTGCGACAGCGTCCAGCGCAGGATCGGCGGGGCCATCAGGCAGGTGACGACCGCCACCATGAGGATGATCGAGTACATGTCGGCGGTGAGGATGCCGCGGCTGAACCCGGCGGCTGGCGAGCACGCCGAGAACGCGTGCCGTGACGAGGAGCAGGGCGAACTGGAGGAGGAACAGGAGCAGCTCGTGCTCGCCCAGCGCTTGACGCGTCCATCCGGTGCGCTCCTCGAGACAGGCCTTGCGGGCGCGTCGCCCCACGCGGCGAGGGCCGCGACGGCCCGGCCGCCGGTCCCGACGGCCACCCGTGGGACGCCCCTACCCGTCGCGGCGCCGGTCGAAAAGCCGCTCGTCGGCGCCGTCGCCGCCGTGGTCGCAGACCAGTACATGCCCCCCTCCGGGGGTAGCGTCCGCGCCATGAACGTCGACGTCCGCCACGACCCCTCCTTCGCCGTCGCCCGGGTCACCCTCGAACCGGGCGAGCAGCTGCGGGCCGAGTCGGGCGCCATGATGGCGATGTCCGCCGGAGTCACCATCCAGGCCAGCACCCAGGGCGGCATGCTCAAGGGGCTGAAGCGGTCGTTCCTCGGCGGCGAGAGCTTGTTCGTGACGACCTACACGGCGCCGCCCTCGGGCGGCTGGGTGGACGTCGCCCACCACCTGGCGGGCGCCATCGCCGTGCTGGCGGTGACGCCGTCGGAGCCGCTGTCGATCACCAAGGGGTGCTGGCTGGCGTCGTCGGCGGGCGTCGACCTCGACACCAGGTGGGGCGGCTTCAAGAACCTGTTCGGCGGCGAGGGCGGGTTCCTCGTCCACGCCACCGGCACCGGCACCGCCCTGTTGGCCAGCTACGGCGCCATCGACCGCATGGAGCTGGGCGCGGGGGAGGCGGTGGCGGTCGACAGCGGCCACGTGGTGGCGTTCGGCGGCGGCGTGACCAGCCAGCTCCGCAAGGTGGCGGGCGGCATCGTCCAGACGCTGAAGTCCGGCGAGGGCCTGGTGTTCGACTTCGCCGGGCCCGGCTGGGTCATGACCCAGAGCCGGAACCCGGCGGCGCTCGAGGCGTGGATCCGCCAGATCATGCCGGGCCAGACGGGCGGCGCCGGTGGCGGCGCCCTGGGCGGCCTCCTCGGAGGGCGCTGACCCGTCCCGCCCGATTCGTCAGGCGGTGGACGAGGTGGCGTCGATCGGCGTGGCCCCCGCCGACCCGTTGGTGATGGCGACTTTCCGGGGCTTGGCCTGCTCGGCGACGGGGATGGTGACGGTGAGCACGCCCTGGTCGT
It contains:
- a CDS encoding DUF6629 family protein, giving the protein MAGGKGLFGGAAVCFSAEMDVAAGLAVGAIGVHGLRHARRPPELALGMLPVLFGAHQLTEAFVWWGDSGLVAPSTARTAVWVYMAFAYVVLPVLVPMVVLWAEPDAFRRRVVARFGAVGAVVALLYLQAMLGGPVSAVVDGNRIAYHTGLGHGGLVAGLYMLATVGALLSSSHPRVVAFGKANLIALPALALLYTEALASLWCAWAAVTSIIIAAHLREAAATRDASAPTMQQPHLRFAAPTPPRRSAARPRSAGRAGNRPEVGDRPVEAGEHPLQLLGLLGRPARQSGGRHPGAGHEGGELLDLQRRPDDPGSVPTETHVRPPSP
- a CDS encoding universal stress protein, which produces MYSIILMVAVVTCLMAPPILRWTLSHVEPSEEERQRLEAEERRTESFVGNLKRVLAPVRGNAEQAALAAKVVRLITEKEDVEVTSLTLHEDGHDGKKRPRTPVRDELEGARSIARPSEDEPSQKILAEAGRGYDLLVLGATEHRGNGSGQLFDDLTEEVIQDSPCSLLVLSTPADDDPARRAERLTEGRILVPLSGSDVDRYAAEVGFAMAAERDSQVDLVHVVSGPQHTLRMGGDEALLDAVRIGEDIVAKAGAMGEAMGVKVNTDVLVADHPEQAIVERADERADLVVLASGRAPVTSRAFFGHRIDYVINHAPCPVAVVDVR
- a CDS encoding TIGR00266 family protein, encoding MNVDVRHDPSFAVARVTLEPGEQLRAESGAMMAMSAGVTIQASTQGGMLKGLKRSFLGGESLFVTTYTAPPSGGWVDVAHHLAGAIAVLAVTPSEPLSITKGCWLASSAGVDLDTRWGGFKNLFGGEGGFLVHATGTGTALLASYGAIDRMELGAGEAVAVDSGHVVAFGGGVTSQLRKVAGGIVQTLKSGEGLVFDFAGPGWVMTQSRNPAALEAWIRQIMPGQTGGAGGGALGGLLGGR